TTCAAAGATTTCCCTGGCACTCATTCCTGCCAGGGACGGATTCATTTTACCGATAATCGGGGCCAGTCTCTCCCAGAAGGAAGTATAAAGGAATCCCGGACAAATGGCATTTACATTGATATTGTACTTGGCCAGATCCTTCGCCATAATCTGAGTAAACGTCACAACGCCGGCTTTAGCCACACTGTAAGGAGGATTTGTTTGACTGGCAAATCGACCTGCAACTGAAGAAAGATTGATGATTTTTCCATATTGGCGTTCGATCATATGCGGAACTATGGCCTTACAAACCAGAAAAACTGATTTTACATTCACGGCAAAAGCCACATCCCAATCCTCTTCCTCATTATTGAGAAAAGGCATACCGAGCCGATCTCCCATCATTCCGGCATTGTTAACCAAAATATCGATACGGCCGAAGGTATCCAGCGTTTTTTTGACCATATCTTCCACCTCTTGCTTCTTGGTCACATCTACTTTCAAGGCCAAAGATTTCCGTCCAAGGCTTTGAACTTCTCCGGCCACTTTGCTGGCACTATCTAGATTTAAATCCGGTATGACCACATCTGCTCCTTCCCGGGCCATGCACAAGACAATCCCTCTTCCAATACCCATCCCTCCACCTGTAACGAGCGCAACTTTGTTCTCTAATCTCATGGTTGATAAACAAGTCAGTCACACTGAGTTTGACAGAAGAAACAAACGACCTGAGGATATTGGAAATTCTATCCCCACGGAACTGCCGTTATAATTTCTGTTAAACCCATTGCGATTAAAATCATCTTGAATAACTTTTGAAAAAAACTATAATAAGCTTATTCTCATCTGTTTTGTTAACACGACTTCCTAAACCCTGTCAAGTAAAAGGAGGATAGGATATGCCTATTAAAAATATTTCTCCCAGGGAAGCCAAAGAACTCCTGGACTCTGGAGAGGGATACATCTATTTAGATGTTCGATCGGTTCCGGAATTTATTTCAGGACATCCCCAAGGTGCCGTAAACATCCCTCTGCT
The window above is part of the Candidatus Limnocylindrales bacterium genome. Proteins encoded here:
- a CDS encoding glucose 1-dehydrogenase, encoding MRLENKVALVTGGGMGIGRGIVLCMAREGADVVIPDLNLDSASKVAGEVQSLGRKSLALKVDVTKKQEVEDMVKKTLDTFGRIDILVNNAGMMGDRLGMPFLNNEEEDWDVAFAVNVKSVFLVCKAIVPHMIERQYGKIINLSSVAGRFASQTNPPYSVAKAGVVTFTQIMAKDLAKYNINVNAICPGFLYTSFWERLAPIIGKMNPSLAGMSAREIFESRVKALVPLQREQTPEDIGYAAVFLASEEARNITGQALHVDGGTVMI